Proteins encoded by one window of bacterium:
- a CDS encoding HAMP domain-containing histidine kinase produces EMCSIQKMVDEIRIIFGQGMEDKHVQFKTRILQNNVFADPGHFRQILMNLIENSMQSVNDGGWIKIESASVENEVELIIEDNGHGIGEAIREKIFDPFFTTKEKGSGLGLAIVKKLVDENNGDITLVSEQNKGTRFVLRLPGGHYDKSPTERKG; encoded by the coding sequence GAAATGTGCAGTATTCAGAAGATGGTCGATGAAATCCGTATCATTTTCGGCCAAGGTATGGAAGATAAACACGTTCAATTCAAAACACGGATTCTTCAGAATAATGTTTTTGCCGACCCGGGTCACTTTCGCCAAATTTTGATGAACCTGATCGAAAATTCCATGCAATCAGTTAACGACGGCGGTTGGATTAAGATTGAGTCTGCGTCCGTTGAAAATGAGGTCGAGCTTATAATCGAGGATAACGGACACGGAATCGGAGAAGCAATCAGAGAAAAAATTTTCGATCCCTTTTTTACGACGAAAGAGAAAGGGTCCGGTCTTGGTCTCGCTATCGTAAAGAAATTGGTTGATGAAAACAACGGGGATATCACTTTGGTCTCCGAGCAGAACAAAGGTACGCGGTTTGTCTTGAGATTGCCTGGCGGTCATTACGATAAGTCCCCAACAGAAAGAAAAGGGTAG
- a CDS encoding NADH-quinone oxidoreductase subunit A (Catalyzes the transfer of electrons from NADH to ubiquinone) has product MLENYTYVLMFLVGGAFMVLVAMVMSWALRPSKPSKAKLTPYECGEIPAQSDSYFQFNIRYYLFGLLFVIFDVEVILFIPLVKVFNNWPAVAFVELTFFTVILSIGLYYAWKKGALEWE; this is encoded by the coding sequence ATGTTAGAAAATTACACTTATGTGCTCATGTTTCTGGTCGGAGGAGCCTTCATGGTTCTGGTCGCGATGGTTATGTCCTGGGCGCTTCGTCCGAGCAAACCTTCTAAAGCGAAACTGACGCCATATGAATGCGGAGAAATACCCGCTCAGTCTGATTCTTATTTTCAATTTAATATTCGTTATTATTTATTCGGTTTGTTGTTTGTGATATTTGACGTGGAAGTGATTTTATTTATTCCGTTGGTGAAAGTATTTAATAACTGGCCGGCGGTTGCGTTTGTCGAACTTACGTTTTTTACCGTAATTCTGTCCATCGGCCTTTATTACGCATGGAAGAAGGGAGCTCTTGAATGGGAGTAG